CAAAACAATCCATCTGCCGGATGGGAGCCATATTGTGCTGGAACCTCACAGTACGCTTGTTCTTTCCAATGAATTTGGTAAAGAAGACAGAAAAATCACTTTTATCGGTAAGGCTACTTTTGATATTGCCAAGGATAAAGCCAGACCATTCCGTATTAATGCTAAAGATTTTGAAGTTCAGGTTTTAGGAACGAAATTTTTCCTGGATCAGACAACCGGCAGCCAGAAAGTGGAATTGTTTGAAGGAAAAGTAATGATCAGCCATCATGGAAAGACCACCTATTTACTGCCTAATGAAAGCTGGAATCAGAAAGCTGAAAATAAAAAGCAGACCTATTATGCTGCTGATTCTAAACGGGATTTTTCTTTTGAGGACGATAATTTCGGAACGATTATCTCGGAACTGGAACAGGTATATCATATAAAAATCCGTTATCCGAAAGAATATGAAACCAAA
This region of Chryseobacterium vaccae genomic DNA includes:
- a CDS encoding FecR family protein, producing the protein MEDQNFRHNWEETSRENQKIDNLTDARIRAGIERKLKSRRNNYRKLYWTAAAAAVLIGIFMTWNNPSPVSKETVKTQYYSSSDYTKTIHLPDGSHIVLEPHSTLVLSNEFGKEDRKITFIGKATFDIAKDKARPFRINAKDFEVQVLGTKFFLDQTTGSQKVELFEGKVMISHHGKTTYLLPNESWNQKAENKKQTYYAADSKRDFSFEDDNFGTIISELEQVYHIKIRYPKEYETKKIRGSFSGNLDEVLSAVCYPFNLKTVKISDKEIELQ